One Carettochelys insculpta isolate YL-2023 chromosome 15, ASM3395843v1, whole genome shotgun sequence DNA window includes the following coding sequences:
- the WDR55 gene encoding WD repeat-containing protein 55 — MAVPAEEASQELEAALEEEDIGPVQAEPGEEEGEDPEPEPRLRDTPEDIFFEAAANTIAFHPSQDILAAGDVDGDVYVYSFSYLEGGNRELWSSGHHLKSCREVSFSHDGHKLFTVSKDKSIHILNVEEGRLVTRFSKAHSSALNSLLVVDEHLLATGDDSGEVKVWDLRRGSAVMALREHEEYISGMAVDENKKLLLTTSGDGTMGVFNIRRRRFELLSEPQSGELTSVALMKRGKKVACGSSEGTVYLFNWAGFGATSDRFALKAESIDCLVPVTESVLCTGSMDGVIRAVNILPNRVIGSVGQHLGEPIEQLAKSHSGQLLASCGHDQKVKFWDIAGLHSVVVDDYRKRKKSGQLKALSRKALGGAEDFFADLREEPEAPREEQEEGSDSADSD, encoded by the exons ATGGCGGTGCCCGCGGAG GAAGCATCTCAGGAGCTGGAAGCAGCCTTAGAGGAGGAGGACATTGGGCCCGTGCAG GCAGAACCAGgcgaggaggagggggaggacccggagccagagcccaggCTCAGAGACACCCCAGAAGACATCTTCTTTGAAGCTGCTGCCAACACCATTGccttccaccccagccaggacatccTTGCAGCTGGCGATGTGGACGGTGACGTCTATGT GTATTCGTTCTCCTACCTGGAGGGTGGGAACCGGGAGCTGTGGTCCTCGGGACACCACCTGAAATCCTGCCGGGAAGTGTCCTTTTCCCACGACGGACACA AGCTCTTCACCGTGTCCAAGGATAAATCCATCCACATCCTGAACGTGGAGGAGGGCCGACTGGTGACGCGCTTCTCCAAGGCTCACAG CTCGGCCCTGAACAGCCTGCTGGTGGTGGACGAGCACCTCTTGGCCACGGGGGACGACAGCGGCGAAGTGAAGGTGTGGGACCTGCGCAGGGGCTCGGCCGTCATGGCGCTGCGGGAGCACGAGGAGTACATCAGCGGCATGGCCGTCGATGAGAACAAGAAGCTGCTGCTCACCAccag CGGCGACGGCACCATGGGCGTCTTCAACATCCGAAGACGGCGCTTTGAGCTGCTGTCGGAGCCGCAGAGCGGAGAGCTGACCTCCGTCGCGCTGATGAAG AGGGGGAAGAAAGTGGCCTGCGGCTCTAGCGAGGGGACTGTTTATCTCTTCAACTGGGCTGGTTTTGGTGCCACTAGCGACCGCTTTGCGCTGAAGGCCGAGTCCATCGACTGCCTGGTCCCAGTCACCGAGAGTGTCCTGTGCACGGGCTCCATGGACGGAGTCATCAG GGCGGTGAATATCTTACCAAACCGGGTGATAGGCAGTGTGGGGCAGCACCTGGGGGAGCCCATTGAGCAGCTGGCAAAGTCCCACAgcgggcagctgctggccagctgcggCCACGACCAGAAGGTGAAGTTCTGGGACATCGCGGGGCTGCACTCCGTGGTGGTGGACGATTACCGCAAGAGGAAGAAGAGTGGGCAGCTGAAGGCCCTGAGCCGCAAAGCCCTGGGCGGCGCCGAGGACTTCTTTGCCGACCTGCGAGAGGAGCCGGAGGCCCcgagggaggagcaggaggagggaagtGACAGCGCTGACAGTGACTGA
- the IK gene encoding protein Red, protein MPERDSEPFSNPLAPDGHEVDDSHSFHQSKLTNEDFRKLLMTPRAAPTSAPPSKSRHHEMPREYNEDEDPAARRRKKKSYYAKLRQQEIERERELAEKYRDRAKERRDGVNKDYEETELISTTANYRAVGPTAEADKSAAEKRRQLIQESKFLGGDMEHTHLVKGLDFALLQKVRAEIASKEKEEEELMEKPQKETKKDEDPENKIEFKTRLGRNIYRILFKTKAYERNELYLPGRMAYVVDLDDEYADTDIPTTLIRSKADCPTMEAQTTLTTNDIVISKLTQILSYLRQGTRNKKLKKKDKGKLDEKKPPEADMNIFEDIGDYVPSAAKLPREKDRERYRERDREREREREREREREREREREEEKKKHSYFEKPKVDDEPLDIDKGPGSAKELIKSINEKFAGAAGWEGPESLKKPEDKKQLGDFFGMSNSYAECYPATMDDMAVDSDEEVDYSKMDQGNKKGPLGRWDFDTQEEYSEYMNNKEALPKAAFQYGIKMSEGRKTRRFKETNDKAELDRQWKKISAIIEKRKKLEADGVEVKRPKY, encoded by the exons ATGCCGGAGCGAGACA GTGAACCCTTCTCCAACCCTCTGGCCCCAGATGGCCATGAGGTGGACGATTCCCACTCCTTCCATCA GTCCAAGCTGACCAATGAAGACTTCCGAAAGCTTCTTATGACCCCCCGGGCTGCGCCGACATCCGCGCCTCCCTCCAAATCTCGCCATCATGA GATGCCCCGGGAGTACAACGAAGATGAGGATCCAGCTGCTcgcaggaggaagaagaaaag CTATTATGCCAAGCTGCGTCAGCAGGAGATTGAGCGTgagagggagctggctgagaaaTACAGGGATCGAGCCAAGGAAAGAAGAGATGGCGTCAACAAAGACTACGAGGAAACGGAGCTGATTAGCACGACTGCCAACTACAGGGCAGTGGGACCTACTGCTGAAGC GGATAAGTCCGCGGCTGAGAAGAGGCGACAGCTGATCCAGGAGTCCAAGTTCTTGGGTGGTGACATGGAGCACACTCACTTGGTGAAGGGTCTGGATTTTGCGCTGCTGCAGAAG GTGCGTGCTGAGATTGCCAGcaaagagaaggaagaggaggagctgaTGGAGAAACCCCAGAAGGAAACCAA GAAGGACGAAGATcctgaaaataaaatagaattcaAGACTCGTCTGG ggcGGAACATTTACCGCATCCTGTTCAAGACGAAGGCGTACGAGCGGAACGAGCTGTACCTGCCAGGGCGGATGGCCTACGTGGTGGATCTGGATGACGAGTACGCAGACACAGATATCCCGACCACCCTGATCCGCAGCAAGGCTGACTGCCCCACCATGGAG GCTCAGACCACGCTGACCACAAACGACATTGTCATCAGCAAGCTGACTCAGATCCTCTCCTACCTGAGGCAGGGGACCCGCAACAAGAAGCTCAAGAAGAAGGACAAAG GAAAGCTGGATGAGAAGAAACCCCCGGAGGCTGACATGAA TATCTTTGAAGACATTGGGGACTACGTGCCATCTGCCGCGAAGTTGCCCCGGGAGAAGGACCGAGAGAGGTACCGGGAGCGCGACCGGGAGAGGGAACGCGAGAGGGAGCGGGAGCGCGAGCGGGAGCGGGAACGGGAacgggaggaggagaagaagaaacacAGCTATTTTGAGAAACCCAAGGTTGATGACGAG CCCCTGGATATTGACAAAG GACCAGGCTCGGCTAAGGAGCTAATCAAATCCATCAATGAGAAGTTTgctggtgcagctggctgggaaggaCCAGAATC CTTGAAGAAGCCCGAAGACAAGAAGCAGCTGGGCGATTTCTTCGGGATGTCGAACAGCTATGCTGAGTGCTACCCTGCCAC CATGGACGACATGGCTGTGGACAGTGACGAAGAGGTGGACTACAGCAAAATGGATCAG ggtaacaagaaggggCCCCTGGGCCGCTGGGACTTCGACACGCAGGAGGAGTACAGCGAGTACATGAACAACAAAGAGGCTTTGCCTAA AGCGGCTTTCCAGTACGGAATCAAGATGTCCGAGGGCCGTAAAACGCGCCGCTTCAAGGAGACCAATGACAAGGCCGAGCTGGACCGGCAGTGGAAGAAGATCAGTGCG atcATTGAGAAGAGGAAGAAGTTGGAGGCTGATGG GGTGGAGGTGAAGAGACCGAAGTACTGA
- the NDUFA2 gene encoding NADH dehydrogenase [ubiquinone] 1 alpha subcomplex subunit 2: MAAAAVVRSIGSGLGRNLKELRLHLCQRSPGSQGARDFIEQHYVTLKKANPDFPILIRECSDVQPKLWARYEFGRESCVPLNNLNVDQVAKALEKVVHGKA; this comes from the exons atggCGGCGGCCGCGGTGGTGCGGAGCATCGGGAGCGGCCTGGGCCGGAACCTCAAGGAGCTTCGGCTGCACCTGTGCCAGCGCTCGCCGGGCAGCCAGGGCGCCAG AGACTTCATTGAACAACATTACGTGACTCTGAAGAAGGCAAACCCAGATTTCCCCATCCTGATCCGGGAGTGCTCTGATGTGCAGCCAAAGCTCTGGGCTCGATACg AGTTCGGCAGAGAGAGCTGCGTGCCCCTGAACAATCTCAACGTGGACCAAGTGGCCAAGGCCCTGGAGAAGGTTGTTCACGGCAAAGCATGA